CATGGCAACTTCTTAGCCATTGGGGGGCGCCGAGAAGCAGCCAGAGGTGTTCCGTgccctcctgcatcccagtctGGCTGCTCTGTCAGGGAAGTGGCTCTTTGAATCTTCTGGTTTGCATCTGAGTCTCCTTTGAGCTGCGTGAAACCTCACCCACCCTCTAACCACACCTGCCTGTGAGTGGAGTCGGGTGGGCGGCTCGAGGTGCCAACCCTGTGCTATGTGCAGCTGGCCGTAGAGCTGCTTGTTCTTGGGCTGTGGGGGTCTCCTGGATGTCTGCTCCATCCAGCCCCCAGCGAGGCAGCTTCCCTGactctgtcccctctcccctcgCCCAGGCCATGGCTCGTGATGAGAAGAACTACTACCAGGACACGCCCAAGCAGATCAAGAGGAAGATCAGTGTGTATAAGCGCTTCTACCCGGAGGAGTTCCAGGCTTTCATTGCATCCCTGCAGCAGGTCAAGATGGACCAGCAGTGACTGCTCCCACCCTGCCCTGTTGGACCCACCTGCAGCTGCGGGTCCcgtgctgcccctccccaggcaACCAAGGGAAGATTGACTCTGCCTGTTGGTGCCATTTCACCATTCGCAGGCTGGGGCTTGCTGAACTAGATGTAGCTTCTGGTGGGCAGGGACGGAGGTGGGTATGAGCGTGCGCTAGAATGGGCTCCTCCgtgtggctgcaggggagacaGCTGCTGCCTCACCATAGTGGGGGCGAAGGGAAGAGACAGTCTCGTGTCCTGCAGCTCCTAGTTACAATAAATCAGACTCTTCCAAAGCAGCCTGAATACACCCGAGTGCAGCTGGCTCAAGGGCTCCACTCCTGCCTGCACTGTGCTGACCCAAGGGAAGTCTTCATTCTAAGGCCTGCTCTGGCTCTTCACGGGCGGTGCAagccccctgcccagtgcagccATGGGGCTGGATTGTTCACAGGCCCCAGGGCTTTGCTGCTGGCTGCTTGGGAACAGCAGCCCTGGGAGTGAGAGGAgaggctggcagggtgctgccttgcCCTAGCGCTACACGTTCACAGGCCGGGACTCACGCTTGCCCTTATCTCTACCAGAGTGATACTCAGGCCTCCGTGGGTCAGAAGCCAGACTAGCGATCAGTGGTACCCCAAAAGCCACAGTCGTGTGAATTCATCGTTCCATTTACTGTCGTACTAGTCACGTGTAAACAGTATGACAGGGAAATATTTCGTTTTTATAGCTTATTCTCACAGCacaatgactgaccaagtattttaTCAACTGCAATTGGTTAATCTAGTAAAATCTTCCTGATTGGTTAATCATgaaatcacagtgttttaatatgaGGTGCTGCAAAGAGCCCCTGGCGGCTCCTGTGCCTCTGGCTGACGCTCACTGGCCCTCgaactcctgcccctcccaggGGCTCTCTAGCAGTACAGCAAGGAGGGTATCATCCCCTTGGTAACCGAGAGCAGCTCGCAGCCCCTGAAGGCTCTGCTTACTCAGCACTGCCCAAGAGTGCCATGCCTGTGCCCTTGTGCAATGCCAGCCCTGGGCCTGGCAGCAGCCAATGCCCTGACTGCATTAGAGTAGCGCTGCACAAGTGCTggggggccctggggctcctctgcccctgccctgcctcatcTCTTAGCACAAGGAGAGGGAAGGAATGGGGGTAGCAGGAAGCAGAGCAACTGCTCAGCTTGGGGAAGCATCTAACCAGCTCCAGAAAACGCTTCTTCCCCACTTCTACACCTATCTCCTCCTGAGCGTGGGGCAGGCCGACCAACCTACCCGTGGCCTCTTCCACACACAGGCTGTGATTACCAGCCAGGGAAACACCTGGCCCTTAGGCAGCTGGAGACAGGACTGGGCAGGCGTGCCCCTCCCTTGTCTCCCAGCAAGGCACCTCTCGCTGCCACTCGCTTCACAAGGACCCCGCGCCCGTGCTctggcagggctccctggggctgCTCGAGAATGTTTCAGCCACTGATGCTGGGGGTGATTTACTCTCCCAGTGGAGCTTTGCTCCAGACACAGCGTATGGGCCCAGTACAGGCCTGTGGGAGCCGCGACTGCCTTTCCTCACCACAGGGGTGCGTGTGTGAGTGGAGGGGATGTCACTGCACCAACTGCAGCCTTTTGCCTGGACTGGCACCAGTGCCTCTGTCTCTCAGGCACGTACCCCATCTGCCCCCTGCAGGCCTGGGCAGCGAGTTACTCCTGGGGGTTAGCAGTACAGGTGTCCCCGGTACCTGTCCGGCTCACAGCCACAGGAGTCACCTGCCTGCAAAGCTTTTTAAGAGGAAGGGAAGAGTCCCTGTGAAGCAGGGGAGAAAAGCGACCCAAATTgggctctccccagccccccccaaatTGTCCCTCATGGGCAGAAGCTACCCTGGCTAGCCAGCTCCAACCATCTGAGCAAGACAAAAatgccacctcctccccctgtcAGACCTGGCTGCAGAGGGGCCAGTCTCACCCCCAGAATGTAGGCTCCCCTGCGTGGCCAGACTGGCCCGTCCCAGCAGCAGCACATGCAAAGGGCCGTTGTCTCTTTGCAACTGTGAGCAGGCAGGAGCGGGGCCCAGGGGAGACTCCTCCCTAGCAGAGGGCAGTAACTGGCCATGGGACAGCGTGGCACCAGCAGCCCCGTTTACCCCATTGCAGGAGCCCTGGCCGCAGACGGGATTCTGCTCCCTTCACAACATGGAAAGACAATTGCTGCCTGCCAGAGAAGAGCCTCATTGCAGAAGCGCCTGtggcccctcctgtgccccatcTCCTGCCCTCCCTGGGCCAGGAAGCACTCACCAGGCCTGCCTGCGCAGCCTTCATTTAGATTTGTCAATTTAAGTGTCATTTACCTGGGGCACAACCGTCTAACTGGGCTGCAAAACAGCAGGGGCTTTactttggcaattgatctttgattattagcaggtaagtatgcccaggggtctgtgatgggatgttagatgggttgggatctgagttactacagagaattctttcctgggtgctggctggtgagtcttgcccacggtgctcagggtttagctgatcaccatatttggggtcaggaaggaattttcctccagggcagattggcagaggccctggaggttgttcaccttcctctgcagcatggggcacaggtcacttgctggaggattctctgcaccttgaggtctttaaaccatgatttgagaacttcagtatctcagacataggttaggggtttgttccaggtgtgggtgggtgagattctgtggcctgcaccgtgcaggaggtcagactagatgaccataatggtcccttctgaccttaaagtctgagtctatgagttGTGGAACTGCATGGCCCCTTTCATACCATGTGCACCAGGCTGAATGGTGCCCATTCCCCCTGCTGCGGGAGGTTGGGGATATTGTGTGTAAACGTCCCTCTGCCCTTGGGCTGCGTGGGGACAAAGGCTGTTCTCCCATCTCGCCACAGCTCCATGATTGGGCCGGCCAGCTGCGTGCTGAGGGCAGCTTGCATAGGCCCCAAGGGGGTGCACAGGGAACCCGATGGGGGATAGCAGCATGGGAGTAGAGCAGCTCTGGCCTGTCAGTGCAGAGCCAGCAGTCTCCAGTCCAGCGCCGCAGGGTCAGTCCAACCTGCCCGTCCTTATGGTGTGAAGAGCACATCAGAGCTGGGAGAGCAGTTCCACCAGCAGACTCTTCACGCGCCGGATGCTGGTGGCAGTGGCCAGCGCGGCGTGGGTGGCGCTCGTGGGCAGCAGGAAGAACTCCCTCTGTCCGTTCAGcgtgtgcagggccagctcccggtGCAGTTCAGCCATGCTCAAGGCATCACTCTTGTCCTAGGAGAAACCAGGACCAGCTGGGTTTGCATGGTGGCACCCAGCCCCTTAACCCATGCAGCTCCCCTTCTGACAGGGCTACACAGCGGGCACCCTGGCTTGGGCGGGGCCGGGCATGGATGGAGCTGCCAGGGCTCACTCCCCTTCGTTGTGGGAAAGGTGGCCCCAGAAAGTGATGGGTCTGCACTCGCGCATAGCTTCAGAACCCAAGAACTAGAAGGGATCCCTGCAGTGTAGGGGGAACCTGACCGTGACGCTCCAGGACTGCAGCTTAGGAGAGCCTCAGCCCCCTTTTGCACTGAAGTCATTTACATTGTTCTTCCCCTGGAAACCACAATTTAACAGAGGTGGCAGCTAGAAAGCTGGAGGTCTGAGTTCTCTGCTTGAACTAAATTCTGTTCTAGacaggttcttataccacactgAGCACCGGGATTTCCTCTGTCCTGggcttctctcatcctctccctagGGGCAGAAGTGTGTGCAGGAAAAGGGGCTGTTGAGGATTTTCTATCTGTATTGTACACCGAGGCCAAAGAAAGGTGCCTTTCACTTTCTAGTCCACGTTGGTTCTTATACCCCGCTCATCACCGCAGTGCTGGAGCgctgtctgagcagaggtggggaggTTTGTGAGGGTCCTTAGTTCCTGCACTTCACATGTTCCCTTTTTGGGCCCAAGCAGCCCTGCCTCAGGGGTCTGAAAATCCTTTGCTACAACTGGCTGGCCAGGGACAAGGCAGAGCCTTACAAGTTCCCAGAGGAATGAGCTGCTGAGATTCTGACCTGTTTATTGGCCAGGACGACCAAGGGCAACCGAGGATCCTCAGCCAGCAGCCAATGCAGCTCCTGTCGAGCTGCGGGAAGGTGTGGCCTGTCTGCAGAGTCCACTACGAACACCAGCACATGGGCCTGACTCAGGTACTGGTTCCAGTAAAATCGCAGGTTCTGGCTGCCGCCAACTGAGAGAAAGAGCCAGAAGTCAACTACGCAGCCAGCCcaggaatgggggtggaggggccagggggagcatttccagggccctgcaccccaggcttAAACGGGAGAGAAGACAAGGGAAAcgaggtgtgggtgtgtgtgcgcTTTGTTAAATGTGGCATCTGGAAGGAGACAAAACTCCCTCCTGCAATGGTGGAGCAGCAGTGCCCAGGGGCCTGGGCATCTCTGGCCAAACGGAGAGGCCCTTACCCATGCAAGTGCTCTAGCAGCTGGTGACAGACAAGCACAGAGTTGAAGGTAATTCCCGGGCAGGCTGGCTCTGAGTGCTGGGCTTCTCCAGGTGGGCCAGCCCTGCGGACTAGTTTCAAAGCTCCCTGCTCTGGCAAGAggtgagccccacccccaccccgccaaaGGAGCCCAGGGCCAGACTTACGTTCCAGCAGGTCGATCTGGAAGCCGTCTGCGTACACTTGGACGGAGTTGAAGCCCTGGGTAGGAGCTGTGCGGTCCTTGGCTGCCTCGCTGGAGATGTAGTGGAGAACGCTGCTCTTCCCAGCTCCCTCCAGGCCCAGCACCAGGACCTGCCGCATGGAGAAATCCAGCTGCCAGGAGAGCAAGGGACTGGAATTAGTAGGAGCAGCGGAGTGGCTGATGCAGGGCCCTGGAAGGGGAAGGGCGGCGTTCTCCCAGCTAACTAAAAGAGCTGCTGCCCAGGACTGGGCCAAGCACAAGCAAAGGAAGTGGCCCCATGTCCCCTGCAAGAACCACAAttcaacaccccccccacccccacgcagGGCCCGGTGccgccagggctggctctggcttttttgcagccccaagcaaaaaaaataaaaataaaaaaataaatcggggggtggagcggcaaagcaggaagAAAAAAACACCCTGCcgggcagctggagccagggtgcagggggactccttGTGCTGCAGACGTGCAGCAGAGTGCGTGCCCGAGGTAGccgggggacagggagggggagggagtggggggagagagagaaggggggcggccagggcttcagcagggtGCTTGCCATGCAGCCCCTCCTCCGtgctgccgccccctacagggcggccagagcggcaaaccaaaaagaaaaaattaaaaaaagggtggccggaatgccgccccttggaatctgctgccccaagcacgagcttgcttggctggtgcctggagccagccctgggtgccaGCCACTGGCAGCTTGGAGCCCTGCACATTGTAACCCCTGGGGGAGGACAAGCAGCCTTATGCCTGGGGTCTagcaaagaatacttccaggaccacactgaacagcgcactgatacacagttaccctcccaccagcagcacaagaagaagaactccacatggactcctcctgagggtcgaaatgacagtctggacctatacattgaatgcttccgccgacgtgcacagacAGAAAttatggaaaaacaacatcgcttgcctcacaacctaagtaaaccatcctgacattataatcaaagaggcggataaaggaggtgctgttgtcatcatgaacaggtctgactaccaaaaggaggccgccagacaactctccaatgccaaattttacaggctacttccctcagatcccactgaggaatacactaagaaactgcaccatctactcaggacactccctacactaacaccggaacaaatcaacatacccttagagccccgaccagggttattctatctactacccaagatccacaaacccggaaatcctggacgccccatcatctcgggcattggaactctcactgcaGAACTGTCTGGATaggtagactctctactcagaccctatgctaccagcactcccagctatctccgtgacaccactgatatcctgaggaaactacaatgcattggtgaccttccagaaaacaccatcctggccaccatggatgtagaggctctctacacaaacatcccacacactgatggaatacaagctgtcaggaacagtatccctgatgatgccacagcacaactggttgctgagctctgtgcctttatcctcacacacaactatttcaaatttaatgacaatatatatctccagatcagtggcaccgctatgggcacccgcatggccccacaatatgccaatatttttatggctgacctggaacaacgcttcctcagctcccgtccactcacgccccttctctacattgatgacatcatcatctggacccatgggaaggagac
Above is a genomic segment from Mauremys reevesii isolate NIE-2019 linkage group 8, ASM1616193v1, whole genome shotgun sequence containing:
- the ARL10 gene encoding ADP-ribosylation factor-like protein 10 isoform X3; this encodes MRQVLVLGLEGAGKSSVLHYISSEAAKDRTAPTQGFNSVQVYADGFQIDLLELGGSQNLRFYWNQYLSQAHVLVFVVDSADRPHLPAARQELHWLLAEDPRLPLVVLANKQDKSDALSMAELHRELALHTLNGQREFFLLPTSATHAALATATSIRRVKSLLVELLSQL
- the ARL10 gene encoding ADP-ribosylation factor-like protein 10 isoform X1: MAPPGAFGHLSLALGAAVAALGSILLIAWRTYFPGGGRWGARWEAPLAAGQLDFSMRQVLVLGLEGAGKSSVLHYISSEAAKDRTAPTQGFNSVQVYADGFQIDLLELGGSQNLRFYWNQYLSQAHVLVFVVDSADRPHLPAARQELHWLLAEDPRLPLVVLANKQDKSDALSMAELHRELALHTLNGQREFFLLPTSATHAALATATSIRRVKSLLVELLSQL
- the ARL10 gene encoding ADP-ribosylation factor-like protein 10 isoform X2, which produces MMAYITLVDVQLDFSMRQVLVLGLEGAGKSSVLHYISSEAAKDRTAPTQGFNSVQVYADGFQIDLLELGGSQNLRFYWNQYLSQAHVLVFVVDSADRPHLPAARQELHWLLAEDPRLPLVVLANKQDKSDALSMAELHRELALHTLNGQREFFLLPTSATHAALATATSIRRVKSLLVELLSQL